A stretch of the Teredinibacter haidensis genome encodes the following:
- a CDS encoding SMP-30/gluconolactonase/LRE family protein → MKPLQYFLNKYKYKSMHVALMLLFVFGGLLLWASMRSFCYRVAFCEFHSLKNEWLEPGSKLTRLDTGEIFEADGPVWNNDNSVYFRAGSDASLYQYRIRENLVERMDGGGSGLRGLLMRGEDILACNSKVGQIVRIDQLGKSVGEVSTGFLSQRFNQPNDMVADQHGGIYFTDPSWSAVDVRAQRAKGVYYINGAGQTSLLIHDMDKPNGIALSPEGKTLYVGDMGSDELRQYAVLAPGKLGEFRRFAEFSGLDRSSVQPDGMRTDSAGNLYVATRRAVEVFNSAGDFLGMIDIPARPYHIAFYGSENNTLFIAADRGIYSIPLKVNGAIAHD, encoded by the coding sequence ATGAAACCATTACAATATTTTTTAAATAAATATAAATACAAAAGTATGCATGTTGCTTTGATGCTTTTGTTTGTGTTTGGCGGATTACTGTTGTGGGCGTCGATGCGTTCATTTTGCTATCGTGTTGCATTTTGTGAATTTCACAGTCTTAAAAATGAATGGCTGGAGCCCGGTTCAAAACTTACTCGCTTGGATACCGGTGAGATATTTGAAGCGGATGGACCGGTTTGGAATAACGATAACAGTGTTTATTTTCGTGCGGGTTCAGATGCATCTTTGTATCAATACCGTATTCGGGAAAATCTTGTCGAGCGAATGGATGGTGGTGGAAGCGGATTAAGGGGCCTTTTGATGCGGGGAGAAGATATCTTGGCCTGTAATTCAAAAGTGGGGCAGATTGTGCGGATAGATCAGTTGGGTAAAAGTGTGGGCGAGGTCAGCACGGGTTTTCTATCGCAGCGATTTAATCAGCCCAATGATATGGTCGCAGACCAGCATGGAGGCATATATTTTACCGACCCCTCCTGGAGTGCAGTTGATGTGCGCGCACAGCGTGCTAAAGGGGTTTACTACATCAATGGGGCTGGCCAAACAAGCTTGCTTATTCACGATATGGACAAGCCAAATGGTATTGCTCTTTCACCGGAGGGTAAAACGCTTTACGTGGGGGATATGGGGAGTGACGAACTTAGACAATACGCTGTGTTGGCGCCGGGAAAGCTAGGTGAGTTTCGTCGCTTTGCCGAGTTTTCCGGCTTAGATCGCTCGAGTGTGCAGCCCGATGGTATGCGCACGGACAGCGCGGGAAACCTATACGTCGCAACCCGGCGTGCTGTCGAGGTTTTTAATTCTGCGGGGGATTTTCTGGGCATGATCGATATTCCAGCCAGACCCTACCATATAGCTTTTTATGGATCGGAGAATAATACCCTGTTTATTGCCGCTGATCGCGGTATCTACTCCATCCCGCTGAAGGTGAACGGCGCCATTGCTCATGATTAA
- a CDS encoding hybrid non-ribosomal peptide synthetase/type I polyketide synthase produces the protein MKTLRETLSAETSNQWHTTLAQARYDFSLHHLIERQAARAPNATAVIHNNATLTYGELNTKANKLAHELIQLGVTKNSLVGICIDRSIEMVVGLLGILKSGGAYVPFDPDYPISRLVFMATDSCISIMVTESKYESLIPDLTIHALLLGNSTETFSRQPGTNPTINSRPTDLAYMIYTSGSTGKPKGAMISHRAIINRLIWMQVEYNISESDRILQKTPMSFDVSVWEFFWPLIVGAKLVMANAGGHKDPQYLIDIIEKQNITVLHFVPSMLSLFLSTPGLNRITSLKEVFCSGEALPHELTKRFFNAMHARLHNLYGPTEAAVDVTYWECKPGDISTLVPIGKPISNIQMYCLDENLNPVAGGEEGELHIGGIGLSDGYWKRPTLTEEKFIDNPFSTEANAKLYKTGDLGRFLPDGNIEYLGRIDFQVKIRGLRIELGEIEAELLKHEAIRTATVIPSNDSLGEKRLLSYLVVDKQKKFSIPELRQFLASRLPDYMIPAAFILIENMPLMPNGKTDRKALPQGTISRPDLNQPYIAPGTKLEKILCSIWKNLLNMDKVGVDDNFFDIGGNSLLSMMVVTELNDQENITLPLVKLFQHPTVRSLALRLEGSADNNIEIDKIFERSASLKQTLSAKKRGENEIAIIGMSGRFPGAYNTDELWENLCAGKETVTFFTKEQLGPGLDPSLTDDKNYVFARGIIPDGDKFDAAFFGINPTEAKTIDPQQRVFLELAWAALENSGYTSEKFDGLIGVYAGIGNNHYYPLNVMQHTDIVKMVGPFSVMVGNEKDHIATRVANKLNLTGPAVSVHTACSTAMTAIDNACFSLTTGQTDMALAGGISLQTPQYSGQLFEEGGVFSPDGHCRPFDAEAAGTLFSDSAGIVVLKRLNDALRDGDTIYASIKSTALNNDGANKISYLAPSIEGQKKVIAMALARAGVSPSEISYIETHGTGTPIGDPIEVEALTQIYRRDTEAKQFCGLGSIKSNLGHPTIAAGAAAVIKVALSLKHEKIPATLHYTKANPKIDFKNSPFYVVDKLLEWPRAKYKRLAAASSFGFGGTNGHAILEEAPNTQDSGPSRPEQLLMLSAKTEEALNQSCVNLATFLEKHPETKIADIAFTLHNGRADFNHRQFLVGPTNEALISRLKQPGKINRHLLQAKAPELVFVFPGQGSHYVNMGLNFYQEESVFRETVNHCAEILTPHLHCDLRTVLYPEDRDTAKARTKLTDTRYQQPALFTIEYALAKLWNSWGVYPDMMVGHSIGEYVCAVLSGVFTLEDGLHIVSERARLMSEQQEGGMLSVRLPAAELEQHLFPGICLAASNGPALSVASGPHELIDKLKKTLQENNIDSTALHVSRAFHSTMMEPASQPLCELISSAQRNPPKIPFVSTATGNWITKDEITDPLYWGRQLCSPVRFCEAIGKIWEQPKRLLLEVGPRSVATTMAKQQITIPGEKTAIPSLADTEKDNREWQAILQAMGQLWLKGISIDRPAFWGSQQRKRIPLPTYPFARKRYWLEPLYNIYTRANEEVSNQKPITAHANIESTDSPSITIPLSVDKKLIHILEEISGVEFGDDMDQSLSFSELGLDSLFLTQIAFKLKSDFNVGLSFKQLASEYSSIEKLCERIERNQSESVEENKSLTDPTNANPKPTNIEGIPTSSFQREIFELIGRYGYSASCSFNESITINLKGETFSIDNMEYALNQLVLRHDALRMSYTEFGDRLRTTTPMPQPLAQHDLSRLPDGDKAERLRQVQKTEFSQEFNLHRAPLLRATAIKLSEGDYKLIMTTHLAICDGWSLDVLVKDLGALYSAEVTGERPQLAESKSFQKYLEEQTSSASASSRSYWKERFRESIEAIVYPQRTNTIQHRTFNGTRKDLCLNKEIAESLNKKAAQLNCSYYTLLLAGLKLLVYGLTGQRKLVIGMPTAGQAITHQRDLVGNCLHYMPILSQLDPGLALNDFSNSLKNAITEAVDNFDLPFQHLTSEKLETTEPFIQICMNYSPKMDVEQFPFHNIEASYDISPRHFESFDIFINAVVSRNNDTVLEFQHNSDIFSLEEISQWQFLLRGIYEKIANEENTVTLGEILRKQGIVLPDIQPNPKSGGYQEKKQKPGTSPIYFGNNNELYGICHTPKEIISDTGVLFCYPIGQEYMKSHWAFRLLANQLIAKGIPVFKFDYYGTGDSLGGQEDWNVDRWAKDISRAAEQLRIMSGLSKISIVSLRFGSVLAAKAIDNGLAVETLVLWNPVICGSKYLTSLKKMNQKALIEEKRTYPYPSDEQLGADNNEILGFYYTEEIQKEIESSQLMNAIFQYCRNIAITSSHDDDEFLFFLSSLKSRFPTAEYHLLKENVDWYDFQQFQNAILPSEMILKISSLIEGVTT, from the coding sequence GTGAAAACGCTAAGAGAAACACTGTCCGCCGAAACTTCAAACCAATGGCATACCACTTTGGCTCAGGCCCGGTATGACTTTTCCTTACACCATCTGATTGAACGCCAAGCCGCGCGGGCGCCAAACGCCACTGCCGTTATTCACAACAATGCAACATTAACCTATGGTGAACTAAACACCAAAGCTAATAAATTAGCACACGAACTCATACAACTCGGTGTAACAAAAAACTCACTGGTCGGTATTTGTATCGATCGATCGATCGAAATGGTGGTTGGTTTACTCGGAATTTTAAAATCTGGCGGGGCCTACGTTCCCTTCGATCCAGACTACCCAATTAGCCGCCTAGTCTTTATGGCAACCGATTCTTGCATTTCAATCATGGTTACCGAAAGCAAGTACGAGAGCTTAATTCCAGATTTAACAATTCATGCCCTCCTTTTGGGTAACTCAACTGAAACATTCTCACGACAACCAGGCACAAATCCAACAATAAACAGCCGGCCCACCGATCTCGCCTATATGATTTACACCTCCGGTTCCACCGGAAAACCCAAAGGGGCCATGATTTCTCATCGCGCAATTATTAATCGTTTGATATGGATGCAGGTTGAATACAATATTTCCGAAAGCGACAGGATCCTGCAAAAAACACCCATGAGTTTTGATGTTTCTGTCTGGGAGTTTTTTTGGCCGCTTATCGTCGGTGCCAAATTGGTAATGGCCAATGCTGGCGGGCATAAAGACCCGCAGTACCTTATCGATATTATTGAAAAACAAAATATTACTGTCCTGCATTTCGTACCCTCAATGCTGAGCCTATTTCTCAGTACGCCAGGACTCAATCGTATAACTTCATTGAAAGAAGTCTTCTGCAGTGGCGAAGCGCTTCCGCACGAATTAACAAAGCGTTTTTTTAACGCCATGCATGCACGCTTACATAACTTATATGGACCTACCGAAGCGGCTGTAGATGTAACCTACTGGGAGTGTAAGCCGGGCGATATTTCGACACTTGTGCCAATTGGTAAGCCTATCAGCAATATTCAAATGTACTGCTTGGATGAAAACCTCAACCCCGTTGCCGGAGGAGAGGAAGGAGAGCTACACATTGGCGGTATTGGTTTATCCGATGGTTATTGGAAACGACCAACACTCACGGAAGAAAAATTTATCGACAACCCATTTTCAACCGAAGCAAACGCCAAGCTTTACAAAACTGGTGATCTCGGCCGCTTTTTGCCGGATGGCAATATAGAGTACCTGGGTCGAATCGATTTCCAGGTTAAAATTCGCGGCCTACGCATTGAGCTGGGTGAGATTGAAGCAGAACTGTTAAAGCATGAGGCCATACGAACCGCGACCGTCATTCCCAGTAATGACTCCTTGGGTGAAAAACGCCTTCTTTCCTATCTCGTAGTCGACAAACAAAAAAAGTTTTCTATCCCCGAACTGAGACAATTTTTGGCCTCTAGATTACCGGACTATATGATACCCGCGGCCTTCATCTTGATCGAGAACATGCCGCTAATGCCGAATGGAAAAACCGACCGAAAGGCTCTGCCACAGGGAACCATTTCCCGCCCCGATCTCAACCAGCCGTACATAGCGCCGGGCACCAAACTTGAGAAAATATTGTGTTCCATATGGAAAAACCTGCTGAATATGGACAAAGTAGGCGTCGACGATAATTTTTTTGATATCGGCGGAAACTCTCTGCTTTCTATGATGGTGGTGACCGAGTTAAACGATCAGGAAAATATCACGCTCCCCTTAGTAAAACTTTTTCAACATCCAACGGTTCGGTCATTAGCATTGCGCCTTGAAGGCAGCGCAGATAACAATATTGAAATCGATAAAATTTTCGAACGATCGGCTAGCCTGAAGCAGACTCTTTCTGCCAAAAAAAGAGGCGAGAACGAGATAGCCATTATCGGTATGAGCGGGCGCTTTCCCGGCGCTTACAATACCGATGAGCTCTGGGAAAACCTTTGCGCAGGAAAAGAGACCGTCACTTTTTTCACAAAAGAGCAACTTGGTCCAGGACTCGATCCCAGCCTAACTGACGACAAAAACTACGTTTTTGCTCGCGGTATTATTCCCGATGGGGACAAATTCGACGCCGCTTTCTTCGGTATTAATCCCACCGAAGCAAAAACCATTGACCCGCAACAAAGAGTGTTTCTCGAACTCGCGTGGGCCGCTCTGGAAAACAGCGGTTATACCTCCGAAAAATTCGACGGACTTATTGGCGTCTACGCCGGTATTGGCAACAACCACTACTACCCTCTCAACGTTATGCAGCATACCGATATTGTGAAAATGGTCGGCCCGTTTTCGGTAATGGTGGGCAACGAAAAAGACCATATCGCCACACGCGTGGCCAACAAACTTAATTTAACTGGCCCGGCAGTCAGCGTGCACACCGCTTGCTCCACAGCCATGACAGCAATAGACAACGCCTGTTTCAGCCTCACAACAGGCCAGACTGATATGGCTCTCGCTGGCGGAATTTCACTGCAAACACCCCAATACAGCGGGCAGCTCTTTGAAGAAGGTGGTGTATTCTCACCCGATGGCCACTGCCGCCCCTTTGATGCCGAGGCGGCCGGAACCCTGTTTAGCGATAGCGCTGGAATTGTGGTGTTAAAACGTCTAAACGATGCCTTACGTGATGGAGATACCATTTACGCGAGCATTAAAAGCACTGCGTTAAATAATGATGGCGCCAATAAAATCAGCTACCTTGCACCGAGTATCGAAGGCCAAAAAAAAGTTATCGCCATGGCCCTCGCCCGCGCGGGCGTGTCGCCATCCGAAATATCCTATATCGAGACTCACGGCACCGGAACCCCAATTGGCGATCCCATTGAAGTAGAAGCTCTAACGCAAATTTATAGGCGAGACACTGAAGCAAAACAATTTTGCGGTCTGGGCTCGATTAAAAGCAATCTCGGACACCCCACTATTGCTGCAGGAGCAGCCGCAGTTATAAAAGTAGCGCTATCTTTAAAGCACGAAAAGATTCCTGCAACACTTCACTACACCAAAGCCAACCCAAAAATAGATTTCAAAAACAGTCCATTTTACGTCGTCGACAAATTACTAGAGTGGCCAAGAGCCAAGTACAAACGGCTTGCGGCGGCCAGCTCATTTGGTTTCGGTGGAACCAATGGTCACGCCATACTTGAAGAAGCCCCCAACACACAGGACTCTGGCCCATCCAGGCCAGAACAACTACTGATGCTCTCGGCAAAGACTGAAGAAGCACTAAACCAGAGTTGCGTCAATCTGGCCACTTTTTTAGAAAAGCACCCGGAAACAAAAATAGCCGATATAGCCTTTACCTTACATAACGGTCGAGCAGATTTTAATCACCGTCAATTCTTGGTCGGACCAACAAATGAAGCGCTGATATCCCGGCTTAAACAACCCGGAAAAATTAACCGACATTTACTACAGGCGAAGGCACCGGAATTAGTTTTTGTCTTTCCTGGACAGGGATCACACTATGTCAATATGGGCTTGAACTTTTATCAAGAAGAGTCCGTGTTTAGAGAAACAGTAAACCACTGTGCAGAAATTTTGACGCCTCACCTTCACTGTGATTTGCGCACCGTACTCTATCCTGAAGACCGCGATACCGCTAAAGCGCGAACGAAATTGACCGATACTCGTTACCAGCAACCAGCACTGTTTACCATTGAATATGCCTTGGCAAAACTGTGGAACTCCTGGGGTGTATACCCCGATATGATGGTAGGCCATAGCATTGGCGAGTATGTTTGTGCGGTTCTCTCCGGAGTGTTCACTCTAGAAGATGGACTGCATATTGTCTCTGAGCGTGCTCGTTTAATGAGTGAACAGCAGGAAGGGGGAATGCTCTCCGTCAGGTTGCCAGCAGCAGAGCTGGAACAACACCTGTTTCCCGGCATTTGTCTTGCGGCATCAAACGGCCCTGCGCTTTCCGTTGCCTCCGGGCCCCATGAGCTTATTGACAAACTGAAAAAAACACTACAAGAAAACAACATAGATAGTACCGCATTACATGTCTCCAGAGCGTTCCATTCGACAATGATGGAACCCGCATCCCAACCGCTTTGCGAGCTAATTTCTTCGGCTCAACGCAACCCCCCTAAAATTCCCTTTGTATCAACAGCGACGGGGAACTGGATCACTAAGGACGAAATTACCGACCCTCTGTACTGGGGTCGACAGCTTTGCTCTCCTGTACGGTTCTGCGAAGCTATCGGAAAAATTTGGGAACAACCAAAGCGCCTGCTTCTGGAAGTCGGTCCGCGCTCCGTTGCCACAACCATGGCGAAGCAACAAATAACAATCCCCGGTGAAAAAACAGCAATTCCATCACTTGCCGATACAGAAAAAGACAATCGTGAGTGGCAAGCGATACTACAGGCAATGGGTCAGCTCTGGTTAAAAGGCATATCCATTGATCGACCTGCCTTTTGGGGTTCGCAGCAACGTAAAAGAATCCCGCTACCTACTTACCCTTTTGCAAGAAAGCGCTATTGGTTAGAGCCGTTATACAATATTTATACGCGTGCTAATGAAGAAGTATCGAACCAAAAACCTATCACCGCTCACGCAAACATAGAGAGTACGGACAGCCCATCTATCACAATACCCCTAAGTGTTGATAAAAAACTGATCCATATTCTTGAGGAAATTTCCGGCGTCGAATTTGGCGATGATATGGACCAATCTCTTAGCTTTTCCGAGCTGGGACTCGACTCATTATTCCTTACTCAAATCGCATTCAAATTGAAAAGTGATTTCAACGTAGGTCTCAGTTTTAAACAGCTTGCCAGTGAATACTCTAGTATTGAAAAACTGTGTGAGCGCATTGAAAGAAACCAGTCCGAATCCGTTGAAGAAAATAAATCATTAACGGACCCAACCAACGCCAACCCTAAGCCGACTAATATCGAAGGAATTCCAACTTCCAGCTTCCAGAGGGAAATCTTCGAACTCATCGGCCGTTACGGGTACAGCGCTTCCTGTTCTTTCAACGAATCCATTACTATCAACCTAAAAGGCGAGACCTTTTCGATCGACAACATGGAATACGCTTTAAATCAGTTGGTATTAAGGCACGATGCCCTGCGCATGAGCTATACCGAATTCGGCGATCGTCTACGCACCACAACACCCATGCCGCAACCCCTAGCACAACATGACTTATCGCGCTTGCCCGACGGCGACAAAGCCGAACGCCTTCGTCAGGTACAGAAAACCGAATTTAGTCAGGAATTTAATCTTCATCGAGCCCCGTTATTACGCGCCACCGCTATCAAGTTATCAGAAGGGGATTACAAACTAATTATGACGACGCATCTCGCCATCTGTGACGGTTGGTCGTTAGATGTATTGGTGAAAGATTTGGGAGCACTTTATAGCGCCGAAGTTACGGGCGAACGCCCCCAGCTCGCAGAGTCTAAGTCTTTTCAAAAATATCTGGAAGAACAGACATCATCAGCCAGTGCCTCTTCGCGAAGCTACTGGAAAGAGAGGTTTCGAGAATCAATTGAGGCCATTGTTTACCCACAGAGGACCAATACGATACAACACAGAACGTTTAACGGTACCCGAAAAGATCTATGCCTTAATAAAGAGATAGCCGAATCACTTAACAAAAAGGCGGCTCAGCTTAATTGCAGCTACTACACCCTATTGCTCGCAGGACTAAAACTATTGGTATATGGTCTTACCGGCCAAAGGAAGCTCGTTATTGGAATGCCTACAGCAGGCCAGGCAATCACTCACCAGCGTGACCTAGTTGGAAATTGCTTACACTATATGCCCATACTCAGCCAACTTGACCCCGGCTTAGCTTTAAACGACTTTTCAAATTCACTTAAGAATGCCATTACTGAAGCCGTTGATAACTTTGACCTTCCATTTCAACACCTTACAAGTGAAAAACTGGAAACTACCGAGCCCTTTATTCAAATTTGCATGAATTACAGCCCAAAAATGGACGTCGAACAATTCCCCTTTCATAACATCGAGGCGAGTTACGATATTAGTCCGCGACATTTTGAAAGCTTCGATATTTTTATTAACGCGGTCGTTAGTAGAAACAACGACACAGTACTGGAGTTTCAGCACAACTCAGACATTTTTTCGTTGGAAGAAATATCTCAATGGCAATTTTTGCTCCGAGGTATTTACGAAAAAATCGCAAACGAAGAAAACACCGTAACACTGGGAGAGATATTGCGGAAACAGGGTATAGTGCTACCAGATATTCAACCCAATCCAAAATCCGGTGGATATCAAGAGAAAAAACAAAAGCCGGGAACTTCACCTATATACTTCGGAAACAATAATGAACTTTATGGTATTTGTCATACACCAAAAGAAATAATTTCCGACACGGGCGTTCTGTTTTGTTACCCCATTGGGCAGGAATATATGAAATCCCATTGGGCGTTCCGGCTACTTGCTAACCAACTTATCGCTAAAGGTATTCCCGTCTTTAAGTTCGACTACTATGGTACAGGTGATTCCTTGGGAGGCCAAGAGGATTGGAATGTCGATAGGTGGGCAAAAGATATTTCACGCGCAGCAGAGCAGCTCAGAATTATGAGCGGCCTATCAAAAATCTCTATTGTCTCTCTACGCTTTGGTTCCGTACTTGCAGCCAAGGCGATAGACAATGGTTTAGCTGTTGAGACTCTAGTTCTGTGGAACCCCGTAATTTGCGGTTCAAAATATCTCACATCCCTTAAAAAAATGAACCAAAAAGCACTTATCGAAGAAAAAAGAACCTACCCCTACCCCTCCGATGAGCAGCTCGGCGCCGATAATAACGAGATTTTGGGATTTTACTATACCGAAGAAATACAAAAAGAAATTGAAAGCAGCCAGTTAATGAATGCGATATTTCAGTACTGCCGAAATATCGCCATTACCTCTTCCCACGACGATGACGAATTTTTATTTTTTCTGTCCAGCCTAAAATCCCGATTCCCAACAGCAGAATATCATTTGCTGAAGGAAAATGTAGACTGGTATGATTTCCAACAATTTCAAAATGCGATTCTACCCAGCGAGATGATCCTAAAGATATCCTCCCTTATTGAAGGGGTAACAACATGA
- a CDS encoding c-type cytochrome yields the protein MKVIKLAMMGLLLAGASAFAADADIAARIAPVGETCMAGEDCASAAVPVVADAAAGRPGEVVYQQCAVCHATGAAGAPKLGDVAAWGPRVEKGMDILYASAMKGFKGMPAKGLCFDCSDDELKAAVDHMVEKSK from the coding sequence ATGAAAGTTATAAAATTGGCAATGATGGGGTTGTTGCTGGCGGGCGCCAGTGCCTTTGCGGCAGATGCCGATATAGCAGCGCGGATAGCGCCAGTTGGCGAAACCTGTATGGCCGGTGAGGATTGCGCTTCTGCTGCTGTACCTGTCGTTGCAGACGCTGCTGCTGGTCGTCCGGGTGAGGTGGTATATCAACAATGTGCTGTATGTCATGCTACTGGGGCTGCTGGCGCTCCAAAGTTGGGAGATGTGGCAGCCTGGGGGCCTCGCGTTGAAAAGGGTATGGATATACTCTATGCCAGTGCGATGAAGGGCTTTAAGGGTATGCCTGCCAAAGGTTTGTGCTTTGATTGCTCTGATGATGAGCTAAAAGCGGCTGTGGACCATATGGTGGAAAAGTCGAAGTAG
- the rep gene encoding DNA helicase Rep has product MAQLNPRQKEAVLYIDGPCLVLAGAGSGKTSVITRKIAYLIEQCGMPARHIAAVTFTNKAAREMKERVGKLVNGRASRGLTVSTFHNLGLNIIRRELKHLGYKSGFTIFDAEDAGALIKEIMLKDGDLDTDLIQNVQHQISNWKSGLVEPQQALEMAESAGEQTWALIYERYNKALRAYNAVDFDDLIRLPSQLFASNEEVLGRWRQRIRYLLVDEYQDTNSSQYELVKHLVGHRGALTVVGDDDQSIYAWRGARPENLSLLKQDFPSLQLIKLEQNYRSTARILKVANELIAHNPHEFDKTLWSELGLGEPLRLIRCTTEDAEAERVATEILTQRLRRQCKFRDFAVLYRGNHQSRLLELKLQHHQIPYNISGGTSFFARAEIKDVMGYLRLLVNPSDDNAFLRVINTPRRQIGTGTLEALGTYSTEREISLLTACEEVGLQSIIPKKGLERLQGFCAWLHRVRDNCHNNDPIAAIREMIEDIDYEGWLYQNTTTPTVAEKRMANVWILVDSIRSSLEKNEDETLTGEERINQAVARLVLQDLLDRQDEEDVTDRVQLMTLHASKGLEFPHVYLVGMEEELLPHRNSIEENNIEEERRLTYVGITRAQKTLTMTLTKTRKQFGEKVETTYSRFLDELPEEDIEREGFSPVSKEQLEKKGAETFSSIKSMFD; this is encoded by the coding sequence GTGGCGCAGCTAAACCCCCGTCAGAAAGAAGCCGTACTCTACATTGATGGTCCATGCCTCGTGCTGGCCGGAGCCGGGAGTGGTAAAACCAGCGTTATCACGCGTAAAATCGCCTACTTGATAGAGCAGTGCGGTATGCCTGCGCGCCATATCGCGGCGGTTACCTTCACCAATAAGGCCGCTCGTGAGATGAAGGAGCGCGTCGGAAAACTGGTGAATGGCCGAGCCTCGCGAGGCCTTACCGTGTCGACCTTCCACAATCTCGGCTTGAATATCATCCGCCGCGAACTCAAGCATTTGGGCTACAAATCCGGCTTTACCATTTTCGATGCCGAGGACGCTGGCGCGCTTATAAAAGAAATCATGTTGAAGGACGGTGATCTGGATACGGATTTAATCCAAAACGTCCAACATCAGATTTCCAACTGGAAAAGTGGCCTTGTAGAGCCACAGCAAGCCCTGGAAATGGCTGAAAGTGCAGGGGAACAAACCTGGGCCCTGATATATGAACGCTACAACAAGGCCTTAAGAGCCTACAATGCAGTCGATTTCGACGACTTAATTCGCCTCCCCTCCCAGCTCTTTGCCTCCAATGAAGAAGTTCTCGGGCGTTGGCGGCAGCGCATCCGCTACTTGTTGGTAGACGAATATCAGGACACAAACTCTAGCCAATACGAACTGGTCAAACACCTTGTTGGTCACCGCGGTGCGCTGACAGTGGTGGGTGATGATGACCAGTCCATTTACGCCTGGCGGGGGGCCCGCCCAGAAAACCTCAGCTTATTAAAGCAGGACTTTCCTAGCCTCCAACTCATCAAGCTGGAACAGAACTACCGCTCAACGGCGCGCATTCTAAAAGTCGCCAATGAACTCATCGCGCACAACCCCCACGAATTCGATAAAACTCTGTGGAGCGAACTAGGACTGGGCGAACCGCTTAGGCTCATTCGCTGCACCACGGAGGATGCGGAAGCAGAACGCGTCGCCACGGAAATCCTTACCCAGCGACTGCGCCGTCAGTGTAAATTTCGTGATTTCGCAGTGCTCTACCGCGGCAACCACCAATCCCGCTTGCTAGAATTAAAGCTCCAACACCACCAAATCCCCTACAACATTAGCGGTGGCACCAGCTTTTTCGCCCGCGCAGAGATCAAAGATGTGATGGGCTATCTCCGCTTGCTGGTCAACCCGAGCGACGACAACGCCTTTCTACGCGTGATTAACACCCCACGGCGACAAATTGGCACCGGCACCCTAGAAGCATTGGGAACCTATTCCACCGAGCGCGAAATCAGCCTGTTAACTGCCTGCGAAGAAGTTGGGCTACAGTCAATCATTCCTAAAAAAGGCCTAGAACGTCTGCAGGGCTTCTGCGCGTGGCTGCATCGTGTGCGCGACAACTGCCACAATAATGACCCTATCGCTGCCATACGGGAAATGATCGAAGACATCGACTACGAAGGCTGGCTCTACCAGAATACCACCACGCCAACCGTCGCCGAAAAGCGCATGGCCAATGTATGGATTCTGGTGGATTCCATTCGATCTTCACTGGAGAAAAACGAAGACGAAACGCTTACCGGTGAAGAACGTATTAATCAAGCAGTGGCCCGCCTTGTTCTGCAGGACTTGCTCGACCGACAGGATGAAGAAGATGTAACCGACCGGGTGCAACTAATGACGCTTCATGCCTCAAAGGGCCTAGAGTTCCCCCATGTCTACCTTGTAGGAATGGAAGAGGAACTGCTGCCTCACCGCAACAGTATTGAAGAAAACAATATCGAGGAAGAACGTCGCCTGACCTACGTGGGTATCACCCGAGCCCAAAAGACACTAACCATGACGCTAACCAAAACCCGCAAACAATTCGGCGAAAAAGTCGAAACGACCTATAGTCGTTTTCTAGATGAATTACCCGAGGAGGACATTGAACGAGAGGGCTTTAGCCCCGTCAGTAAAGAGCAGCTGGAGAAAAAAGGCGCCGAAACCTTTTCATCGATCAAAAGTATGTTTGATTGA